One genomic window of Magnolia sinica isolate HGM2019 chromosome 3, MsV1, whole genome shotgun sequence includes the following:
- the LOC131240370 gene encoding transcription factor MYB4-like isoform X2: protein MVRAPCCEKMGLKKGPWTPKEDQILVAYIQRHGHGNWRALPKQAGLLRCGKSCRLRWMNYLRPDIKRGNFSREEETIYRLHELLGNRWSAIAARIPGRTDNEIKNVWHTHLKKRLDRNRPTQAVRQLVETSKCNAYTESDLKPVNFQTHQRFGCPSITTVSQQRSSIDFSSSATNSSLVSCENLSMSVNGEHIADADDNLWSEVLLVENTGRS from the exons ATGGTGAGAGCACCTTGTTGTGAGAAGATGGGATTGAAGAAGGGGCCTTGGACACCAAAAGAGGACCAGATATTGGTAGCTTACATTCAAAGGCATGGCCATGGGAATTGGCGGGCACTTCCGAAACAAGCTG GTTTGCTAAGGTGTGGAAAGAGTTGCAGACTCCGATGGATGAATTACTTACGACCGGACATCAAAAGAGGGAACTTCAGCAGAGAAGAAGAAACAATTTACAGATTGCATGAATTGCTTGGGAATAG ATGGTCAGCAATTGCCGCCCGGATTCCAGGACGGACAGATAATGAGATAAAAAACGTCTGGCACACCCACTTGAAGAAACGCCTGGATCGGAATCGGCCGACTCAAGCTGTAAGGCAGttggtggaaacatcaaaatgcaATGCATACACAGAAAGTGACTTGAAACCCGTGAATTTTCAGACCCATCAGAGATTCGGATGTCCCAGCATCACTACAGTATCCCAGCAGCGATCCTCTATTGATTTCTCTTCTTCAGCCACCAATTCCTCCTTAGTTAGTTGCGAAAACCTTAGCATGTCTGTCAATGGCGAGCACATTGCAGATGCTGATGACAATCTATGGTCGGAAGTGCTGTTGGTAGAAAACACCGGCAGGTCGTAG